One region of Chryseobacterium sp. C-71 genomic DNA includes:
- a CDS encoding DUF6261 family protein produces the protein MSTAKLIPIDQAALHNAEFGQLIVRFFEDFNGSSLDVKADLDFKKLYDALQLQIPTYNAALDQVRASEESKQIAEFDRMRDLDVKALRNSLRPYRNSRIQSEIDAHAVLNLLVSEYKDVENESYESETNKLNSLVARLQSSDYTSHVATMGIVKFINQLADSNMAFNDLFAQRSYKTSQKIVLDVKILRKSLAADYRKMTGYIAALASVKDDAYYKDILAIINNGRSYFSNVVLARRTGNKSNVEKL, from the coding sequence ATGAGCACAGCAAAATTGATCCCAATAGATCAGGCAGCACTGCACAACGCAGAATTTGGTCAGTTAATCGTAAGATTCTTTGAAGATTTCAACGGTTCATCTCTGGATGTCAAAGCTGATTTAGATTTTAAAAAGTTGTATGATGCTTTACAATTGCAGATTCCGACGTATAATGCTGCGCTGGATCAGGTGAGAGCAAGTGAAGAATCGAAACAGATTGCAGAATTTGACCGTATGAGGGATCTCGACGTGAAGGCTTTGCGCAATTCTTTAAGACCATATCGAAATTCAAGAATTCAGTCTGAAATTGATGCTCATGCAGTCTTAAATCTGCTTGTATCCGAGTACAAAGACGTAGAAAATGAGTCTTACGAATCTGAAACCAATAAGCTCAATTCATTGGTGGCAAGATTGCAGTCTTCCGACTACACTTCTCATGTAGCAACGATGGGAATTGTGAAATTCATCAATCAGCTCGCAGATTCTAACATGGCTTTCAACGACCTGTTTGCTCAACGGTCTTATAAAACATCGCAAAAAATAGTTTTGGATGTCAAAATTTTAAGAAAATCTCTCGCAGCCGATTACAGAAAAATGACCGGCTACATCGCAGCTCTCGCGTCAGTAAAAGACGATGCATATTACAAAGACATTCTTGCAATCATCAATAACGGAAGAAGTTATTTCTCGAATGTGGTGTTGGCAAGACGAACCGGAAATAAGAGTAATGTGGAGAAGCTTTAA
- a CDS encoding aspartyl protease family protein, giving the protein MKKSLLLIFIFYITTFSAQGKKFFEKGEAVLKSPVEKINLKFENELPLVSVIINGKSYQFLFDTGAPTVISYAVYNEMNLKKKHKSKVGDSQKNKQEQIFTELPEMTIDQVVFKNIGAMVMDLQGHEFGCLKIDGVIGASQMAKLFWRINYSENTLEATTDLKNFRIEDYETVFKFFSLSQKTPIIESKILDKKINLTFDTGFTGSIKISDSEYNSKNATVKSIEFFGVNSVGAFGTGKPVSSYHFRPKELELAQHKFQNEIVTTGNSSLLGNEFLKKFKFIIDWENNKIYLHRIIDTPSKMQSFGFAYRFVNLKAKVVLVFRQKDFPIQIDDEILSINETSFENLNEISSCEYLLNRVEKNTNSIKVKVKRDGKILDFTLDKKDYLN; this is encoded by the coding sequence ATGAAGAAAAGTTTACTTCTCATTTTTATATTCTATATCACCACATTTTCTGCACAGGGGAAAAAGTTTTTTGAAAAGGGCGAGGCTGTTCTCAAAAGCCCCGTAGAAAAAATTAATCTGAAATTTGAGAATGAATTACCATTAGTCAGTGTAATCATTAACGGAAAATCTTATCAGTTTCTATTTGATACCGGTGCGCCTACGGTAATTTCTTATGCTGTTTATAACGAAATGAATCTTAAGAAAAAGCATAAAAGCAAAGTAGGAGATTCACAGAAAAATAAGCAGGAACAGATTTTTACTGAGTTGCCCGAAATGACAATTGATCAGGTTGTTTTTAAAAATATTGGTGCAATGGTGATGGATCTTCAAGGTCACGAGTTTGGATGTCTGAAAATTGACGGTGTCATTGGTGCAAGTCAAATGGCAAAACTGTTTTGGAGAATCAATTATTCTGAAAATACATTGGAAGCAACGACAGATTTGAAAAATTTCCGGATTGAAGATTATGAAACGGTTTTTAAATTTTTCTCGCTGTCTCAGAAAACACCTATTATAGAATCTAAAATTTTAGACAAAAAAATCAATCTCACTTTTGATACAGGATTTACTGGTAGTATAAAGATTTCGGATAGTGAATACAATTCTAAAAATGCAACTGTAAAGTCTATAGAGTTTTTTGGGGTAAATTCTGTAGGAGCTTTTGGTACAGGTAAACCGGTTTCTTCGTATCATTTTAGACCAAAAGAACTGGAATTAGCTCAACATAAATTTCAAAATGAAATTGTAACGACAGGAAATTCAAGCCTTCTTGGAAACGAATTTTTAAAGAAATTTAAATTTATCATCGATTGGGAAAATAATAAAATTTATCTGCACCGCATTATAGATACTCCTTCAAAAATGCAATCTTTTGGTTTTGCATATCGTTTTGTTAACCTTAAAGCAAAAGTAGTTTTGGTTTTCCGGCAAAAAGATTTTCCCATTCAAATTGATGATGAAATTTTAAGCATCAATGAAACAAGTTTTGAAAATTTAAATGAAATATCTTCGTGTGAATATCTTTTAAATAGAGTTGAAAAGAATACTAACTCGATTAAAGTAAAAGTAAAAAGAGA
- a CDS encoding ABC transporter ATP-binding protein, whose protein sequence is MKTLLRYLKPHKWLMILSLVLATINQVFSLFSPAITGNILDQLVTHPNHFDKEKVVSRSLDEYLYGTDIYHGAFYFLGLLIGTAMISRIAKAFQDYVVNVITQKFGANIFTDGLQHSMALPYQEFEDQRSGETLSILTKVREDSVKFITNFINIFFGILVSIIFVSVYAIRLHWSIMPVYVVGIFLIAFITNLLSKRIKNIQKTIVTETTGLAGSTTESLRNIEIVKSLGLTKQEVKRLNNNTYKILGLELKKVKSIRSLSFIQGTMVNFLQQLITLTLLYLIFKNIVTPGQYLSLMFYGFFIFGPMQEIGNIIISYREAEASLHNFDNLMKKQVEEKPHTPKQIGAVQKLEFNHVAFQHQSASYKALNDISFEVKNGETIAFVGPSGSGKSTLVKLLVGLYRPKEGSIFYNGINGKEFDFDELRNQIGFVTQDTQLFAGTIKENLLFVNPNATDGDLDLALNKSSAKTLIERAENGIDTVIGEGGLKLSGGEKQRIAIARALLRKPNLLIFDEATSALDSITEEEITSTIKEISEEKEQITVLIAHRLSTIMHADRIYVLERGKVIETGSHENLLDLKGLYYAMWRQQIGERKVIKPGV, encoded by the coding sequence ATGAAAACATTATTACGTTATTTAAAACCTCACAAGTGGTTGATGATTTTGTCATTGGTTTTGGCGACCATCAATCAGGTTTTTTCTTTATTTAGTCCGGCAATTACGGGAAACATTCTCGATCAGTTGGTGACGCATCCCAATCATTTTGATAAAGAAAAGGTTGTATCCAGAAGCTTAGATGAATATTTATACGGAACCGATATTTACCACGGAGCATTTTACTTTTTAGGATTACTGATAGGAACTGCAATGATCAGCAGAATTGCTAAAGCTTTTCAGGATTATGTGGTGAATGTGATTACCCAAAAGTTTGGAGCTAATATTTTCACTGACGGATTGCAGCATTCGATGGCATTGCCTTATCAGGAATTTGAAGACCAGCGAAGTGGTGAAACGCTTTCAATTCTGACGAAAGTAAGAGAAGATTCTGTGAAGTTCATTACCAATTTCATTAATATCTTTTTTGGAATTTTGGTGAGTATTATTTTCGTTTCTGTGTATGCCATTCGTCTCCACTGGTCAATTATGCCGGTGTATGTGGTGGGAATTTTCCTGATTGCTTTTATTACGAATTTGCTGAGTAAAAGGATTAAAAACATTCAGAAAACAATCGTTACTGAAACTACAGGTTTGGCAGGAAGCACAACAGAAAGTCTTCGTAATATAGAGATTGTTAAAAGTTTAGGTTTAACGAAACAGGAAGTAAAACGTCTGAATAACAACACCTACAAAATCTTAGGGCTTGAACTTAAAAAGGTGAAAAGCATCCGTTCTTTAAGTTTTATTCAGGGGACGATGGTGAATTTTCTACAGCAGTTGATTACCCTTACTTTATTGTATTTAATATTTAAAAATATTGTTACTCCGGGGCAATATTTATCATTGATGTTCTACGGGTTTTTTATTTTTGGACCAATGCAGGAAATCGGAAATATCATTATCTCCTATCGTGAAGCTGAAGCATCGCTGCATAACTTCGATAATTTAATGAAAAAGCAGGTGGAGGAAAAACCACATACTCCTAAACAGATTGGTGCGGTTCAGAAATTAGAGTTTAATCATGTAGCTTTTCAGCATCAAAGTGCTTCTTATAAAGCTTTGAATGATATTTCATTTGAAGTAAAAAATGGAGAAACCATCGCATTTGTCGGCCCAAGTGGTTCAGGAAAAAGTACCTTGGTAAAATTATTAGTCGGATTATACAGACCCAAAGAAGGATCAATTTTTTATAATGGAATTAATGGGAAAGAATTTGATTTTGATGAATTGAGAAATCAGATTGGTTTTGTAACGCAGGACACACAGCTTTTTGCGGGAACAATCAAAGAAAATTTATTGTTCGTAAACCCCAATGCTACCGATGGAGATCTAGATTTAGCTTTAAATAAATCAAGTGCTAAAACATTAATTGAAAGAGCGGAAAACGGAATTGACACCGTCATCGGCGAAGGCGGACTGAAACTGAGTGGTGGTGAAAAACAGAGAATTGCCATTGCCAGAGCTCTATTGAGAAAACCTAATTTATTGATTTTTGATGAAGCAACTTCCGCTTTAGACAGCATCACCGAAGAGGAAATCACTTCAACCATCAAAGAAATTTCTGAAGAAAAAGAGCAAATTACTGTATTGATTGCCCACCGATTGAGCACAATTATGCACGCAGACAGAATTTATGTTTTGGAGCGTGGGAAAGTAATTGAAACAGGATCACATGAGAATCTTCTGGATTTAAAAGGATTGTATTATGCGATGTGGAGACAGCAGATTGGGGAAAGAAAGGTGATTAAACCTGGTGTTTAA